The Erythrolamprus reginae isolate rEryReg1 chromosome 3, rEryReg1.hap1, whole genome shotgun sequence genome contains a region encoding:
- the LOC139163555 gene encoding porwaprin-b-like, whose translation MKAAHGLLLLLLGLLIVLGELAPSGGETETLKRLQRRATKTMTELEAKTIDEDFQKLVKPGLCPRAPPGAMTSCVKKCESDDECPGKQKCCHVACSIECMEPCPGPGLLDCFYA comes from the exons ATGAAGGCTGCGcacggcctcctcctcctccttctgggtCTCCTCATCGTCTTGGGGGAGCTGGCCCCTTCTGGGGGAGAAACAG agACCCTGAaaagattgcagagaagagcaacgaagacgATGACggaactggaagctaaaacaatCGATGAAGACTTtcagaaactgg TGAAGCCTGGGTTGTGTCCCAGGGCCCCTCCAGGTGCCATGACTTCTTGTGTCAAGAAGTGTGAAAGTGACGATGAATGCCCAGGGAAGCAAAAATGTTGCCATGTCGCTTGCAGCATTGAATGCATGGAACCTTGTCCAGGTCCAG GACTCTTGGATTGCTTTTATGCATAA